One genomic window of Pseudomonas chlororaphis subsp. piscium includes the following:
- a CDS encoding NAD(P)/FAD-dependent oxidoreductase — protein MTAAFNPVTPAAERCPSYYSATLNSETAYPPLQGQVSVDVVIIGGGFTGVASAVELAEKGLKVALVESHKIGWGATGRNGGQVTGSLSGDEAMRKQMRRTLGDEVDDFIWQLRWRGHQIIRRRVDKYAIACDLKHGHLHAAYKPSHLSGLRADYEEAVRRGMGDEVSLLDRQQVREVLDSPLYHGAIKNSRNLHLHPLNLCIGEARAAESLGALIFEHSEVLQIVHGERPAVITAHGRIDAKQVLLAGDVYHKLEPKQLKGKIFPAMGGIVTTAPLGDLAKRLNPQDLAVYDCRFVLDYYRMTADGRLLFGGGANYSGKDSRDIAGELRPCIERTFPALKGVAIDFQWSCAMGIVINRIPQLGKLSDNVWYCQGYSGHGIATSHIMGEIMAQAITGHLEHYDTFAACQHIRVPFGDQLGNPMLAAGMWYYQMLERLR, from the coding sequence CAGGTGAGCGTCGACGTGGTGATCATCGGCGGCGGTTTCACCGGCGTCGCCAGCGCCGTGGAACTGGCGGAAAAAGGCCTGAAAGTGGCCCTGGTCGAAAGCCACAAGATCGGCTGGGGCGCCACCGGGCGCAACGGCGGCCAGGTCACCGGCAGCCTGTCCGGCGACGAGGCCATGCGCAAGCAGATGCGCCGTACCCTGGGCGACGAAGTCGACGATTTCATCTGGCAACTGCGCTGGCGCGGGCACCAGATCATCCGCCGGCGCGTGGACAAATACGCCATCGCCTGCGACCTCAAGCACGGCCACCTGCACGCCGCCTACAAGCCCAGCCACCTCTCCGGCCTGCGCGCCGACTACGAGGAAGCGGTGCGCCGCGGCATGGGCGACGAGGTCAGCCTGCTGGACCGGCAACAAGTGCGCGAGGTGCTGGACAGCCCGCTGTACCACGGCGCGATCAAGAACTCCCGCAACCTGCACCTGCACCCGCTGAACCTGTGCATCGGCGAAGCCCGCGCCGCCGAGAGCCTCGGCGCGCTGATCTTCGAGCACAGCGAGGTGCTGCAGATTGTCCACGGCGAACGCCCGGCGGTGATCACTGCACACGGCCGCATCGACGCCAAACAGGTGCTGCTGGCCGGCGACGTGTACCACAAGCTGGAACCGAAACAGCTCAAGGGCAAGATCTTCCCGGCCATGGGCGGCATCGTCACCACCGCGCCCCTGGGCGACCTGGCCAAGCGCCTCAACCCCCAGGACCTGGCGGTCTACGACTGCCGCTTCGTGCTCGACTATTACCGCATGACCGCCGACGGCCGCCTGCTGTTCGGCGGCGGCGCCAACTACAGCGGCAAGGACTCGCGGGACATCGCCGGCGAACTGCGCCCGTGCATCGAACGCACCTTCCCGGCGCTCAAGGGCGTGGCCATCGACTTCCAGTGGAGCTGCGCCATGGGCATCGTGATCAACCGCATACCGCAGCTGGGCAAACTCTCGGACAACGTCTGGTACTGCCAGGGCTACTCCGGCCATGGCATCGCCACCAGCCACATCATGGGCGAGATCATGGCCCAGGCCATCACCGGGCACCTCGAGCACTACGACACCTTCGCCGCCTGCCAGCACATCCGCGTGCCCTTCGGCGACCAGCTGGGCAACCCGATGCTGGCGGCAGGCATGTGGTACTACCAGATGCTCGAACGGTTGCGTTGA
- a CDS encoding LysR family transcriptional regulator → MDLFQAMTVYVKVVEAGNMTAAARECGLSTTMVGNHLRALEQRLGVSLLSRTTRRQRLTEFGAEYYQRCLAVLGLVADSERLAEQVQGEPSGTLRITAPLTFGTERLAPALSEFQQRCPQVKVELTLANQRFDLIDGAFDVAFRLGNLDTSSLIARPLEDYTLTICAAPDYLQRCGTPQVPEDLQHHNCLAFAYPAGDEWSSTATQWPLRGPEGDVLIPVSGSLLTNTSSGLHRAARGGLGVVMMPDALVEEDLQQGRLVPVLQDYQLPLRAMHLLYAQDRYRLPKLRSFVEFALEKWGR, encoded by the coding sequence ATGGATCTGTTCCAGGCGATGACGGTGTATGTGAAGGTGGTGGAGGCGGGGAACATGACCGCCGCCGCCCGTGAGTGCGGCCTGTCCACCACTATGGTCGGCAATCACCTGCGGGCCCTGGAGCAGCGCCTCGGGGTCAGCCTGCTCAGCCGCACCACAAGGCGCCAGCGCCTGACCGAGTTCGGCGCCGAGTATTACCAGCGTTGCCTGGCGGTGCTGGGGCTGGTGGCGGACTCCGAGCGCCTGGCGGAACAGGTCCAGGGCGAGCCGTCCGGCACCCTGCGCATCACCGCGCCGCTGACCTTCGGCACCGAGCGCCTGGCGCCGGCCCTGAGCGAGTTCCAGCAGCGCTGCCCGCAGGTCAAGGTGGAACTGACGCTGGCCAACCAGCGCTTCGACTTGATCGACGGTGCCTTCGACGTGGCCTTTCGCCTGGGCAACCTGGACACCTCGTCGCTGATCGCCCGGCCCCTGGAGGACTACACCCTGACCATCTGCGCGGCGCCGGACTATCTGCAGCGCTGCGGCACACCGCAAGTCCCGGAGGACCTGCAGCACCACAACTGCCTGGCGTTCGCCTATCCGGCCGGCGACGAGTGGAGTTCCACCGCTACCCAATGGCCGTTGCGCGGGCCCGAGGGGGACGTGCTGATCCCGGTGTCCGGTTCGCTGCTGACCAACACCTCGTCCGGCCTGCACCGCGCGGCGCGGGGTGGCCTGGGGGTGGTGATGATGCCCGATGCCCTGGTGGAAGAAGACCTGCAACAGGGGCGGCTGGTGCCGGTGCTGCAGGACTATCAATTGCCCCTGCGGGCAATGCATCTGCTGTATGCCCAGGACCGCTACCGCCTGCCCAAGCTGCGCAGCTTCGTCGAGTTCGCTTTGGAGAAGTGGGGGCGCTAG
- a CDS encoding acetylornithine transaminase: MTATCLMSTYQPLPLSFTRGLGTRLWDQAGREYLDAVAGVAVTGVGHSHPRLVSAISEQAGLLLHTSNLYGIDWQQRLAQRLTRLAGMDRAFFNNSGAEANETALKLARLHGWHKGIERPLVIVMENAFHGRTLGTLAASDGPAVRLGLNSLPGDYLKLPFGDLAALEQAAQAHGPRIAAVLMEPIQGESGIRLAPPGYLKAVRELCSRRNWLLMLDEIQTGIGRTGQWFACQHDGVIPDVMTLAKGLGNGIPIGACLARGKAAQLFTPGSHGSTFGGNPLACRVACTVLEIIEEQDLLANARRQGEHLLQRLRVELADHPQVLQVRGLGLMIGIELKKPQRELALRAAQDHGLLINVTRGTTIRLLPPLIIDEREVEMIVRGISRTLQGTEGDGDAAKEAEMLALS; encoded by the coding sequence ATGACCGCCACCTGCCTGATGAGCACCTATCAACCACTGCCCCTGAGCTTCACCCGCGGCCTGGGCACCCGCCTCTGGGACCAGGCCGGCCGCGAGTACCTGGACGCGGTGGCCGGTGTGGCGGTGACGGGCGTCGGTCACTCCCACCCCAGGCTGGTCAGCGCCATCAGCGAACAGGCCGGCCTGCTGTTGCACACCTCCAACCTCTACGGCATCGACTGGCAACAGCGCTTGGCACAGCGGCTGACCCGCCTGGCCGGCATGGACCGGGCGTTCTTCAACAACTCCGGCGCCGAAGCCAACGAGACCGCACTGAAGCTGGCGCGGCTGCACGGCTGGCACAAAGGCATCGAGCGGCCGCTGGTGATTGTCATGGAGAACGCCTTCCACGGCCGCACCCTGGGCACCCTGGCGGCCAGCGACGGGCCGGCGGTGCGCCTGGGCCTCAACTCGTTGCCGGGGGATTATCTCAAGCTGCCCTTCGGCGACCTGGCCGCCCTGGAGCAAGCCGCGCAGGCCCACGGCCCGCGTATCGCCGCGGTGCTGATGGAGCCGATCCAGGGTGAAAGCGGTATCCGCCTGGCCCCGCCCGGCTACCTGAAAGCCGTGCGCGAGCTGTGCAGCCGGCGCAACTGGCTGCTGATGCTCGACGAGATCCAGACCGGCATCGGCCGCACCGGCCAGTGGTTCGCCTGCCAGCACGACGGCGTAATCCCGGACGTGATGACCCTGGCCAAGGGCCTAGGCAACGGCATCCCCATCGGCGCCTGTCTGGCCCGGGGCAAGGCCGCTCAACTGTTCACCCCTGGCAGCCACGGCAGCACCTTCGGCGGCAACCCGCTGGCCTGCCGGGTGGCCTGCACCGTGCTGGAGATCATCGAGGAACAAGACCTGCTGGCCAACGCCAGGCGCCAGGGCGAACACCTGCTGCAACGCTTGCGAGTGGAGCTGGCCGATCACCCGCAGGTCCTGCAAGTGCGCGGCCTGGGGTTGATGATCGGCATCGAGCTGAAAAAGCCTCAGCGCGAACTGGCGCTACGGGCAGCACAGGATCACGGGTTGCTGATCAACGTGACCCGGGGCACCACCATCCGCCTGCTGCCACCGCTGATCATCGACGAACGCGAAGTGGAAATGATCGTGCGCGGGATCAGCCGGACGCTGCAAGGCACTGAAGGCGATGGCGATGCAGCAAAAGAGGCAGAAATGCTGGCACTGTCGTGA
- a CDS encoding GFA family protein, producing MNPLVYSGGCLCGQVRFQALGPAHNPHYCSCKLCQRHTGALSAAWVEFPRERVTWSGVPATFRSSDYSSRAFCPHCGSSLGAIDDEPTVALLLGCFDDNDPEVLKPTGHSYSGARPSWCQGDT from the coding sequence ATGAATCCATTGGTTTACAGCGGCGGCTGCCTGTGCGGGCAGGTCCGGTTCCAGGCCCTGGGGCCGGCGCACAATCCGCACTACTGTTCATGCAAGCTGTGCCAGCGGCACACCGGCGCGCTCAGCGCGGCCTGGGTCGAGTTCCCCCGGGAACGGGTGACCTGGAGCGGCGTGCCGGCGACCTTTCGCTCGTCCGACTACTCCAGCCGCGCGTTCTGCCCCCACTGCGGCAGCTCATTGGGCGCGATCGACGATGAACCCACCGTCGCCCTGCTGCTGGGCTGCTTCGACGACAACGACCCTGAAGTACTGAAACCGACCGGGCACTCCTACTCTGGCGCACGCCCGAGCTGGTGTCAGGGCGACACATAA
- a CDS encoding VOC family protein yields the protein MKFAYCIFYVPDVSASLAFFNRAFGLPTRFLHESGTYGELETGATALAFAAHELGEMNFSGGHVEAHSSARPLGMEIGLVCADVHAAHQRALDAGASELSAPSEKPWGQTVSYVRCPDGLLVELCTAVPS from the coding sequence ATGAAATTCGCCTACTGCATTTTCTATGTCCCGGATGTCAGCGCCTCACTGGCTTTCTTCAATCGCGCCTTCGGCCTGCCCACCCGCTTTCTCCATGAGTCCGGCACCTATGGCGAGCTGGAAACCGGCGCCACCGCCCTGGCCTTCGCCGCCCATGAACTGGGCGAGATGAACTTCAGCGGCGGCCACGTCGAGGCCCACAGTTCAGCCAGGCCGCTGGGCATGGAAATCGGCCTGGTCTGCGCAGACGTACACGCCGCCCACCAACGGGCGCTGGACGCCGGCGCCAGTGAACTCAGCGCGCCCAGTGAAAAACCCTGGGGGCAGACGGTATCCTATGTGCGCTGCCCCGACGGCCTGCTGGTGGAGTTGTGCACAGCGGTGCCGTCCTAG